One window of the Peromyscus maniculatus bairdii isolate BWxNUB_F1_BW_parent chromosome 18, HU_Pman_BW_mat_3.1, whole genome shotgun sequence genome contains the following:
- the Arhgef25 gene encoding rho guanine nucleotide exchange factor 25 isoform X1, producing MKPPDRPTPGRTDRILGVMGGMLRACAVPGQEGTPKRDPLGPGSTGTDSDCTEKVQTGEREPEVRAWALQPESYSIAGSEGSVSASAASGLAAPSGPSSGLSSHPCSPVPPGPVAGLRRWLDHSKHCLSVETEADSGQTGQYENWMLEPTLAAGEGLPELTLLTTLLEGPGDKTQPPEEETLSQAPQNEEEQKKVALERSMFVLSELVETEKMYVDDLGQIVEGYMATMATQGVPESLRGRDRIVFGNIQQIYEWHRDYFLQELQLCLKDPDLLAQLFIKHERRLHMYVVYCQNKPKSEHVVSEFGDSYFEELRQQLGHRLQLNDLLIKPVQRIMKYQLLLKDFLKYYSRAGLGTDELEEACLPGMALCVQQCPSSPLSQQAVEVMCFVPKRCDDMMSLGRLRGFEGKLTAQGKLLGQDTFLVTEPEAGGLLSSRGRERRVFLFEQIVIFSEALGGAGGGGRGGTQPGYVYKSSIKVSCLGLEGNLQGNPCRFALTSRGPEGGIQRYVLQASDPAVSQAWIKQVAQILESQRDFLNALQSPIEYQRRESQTNSLGRPGGPGVGSPGRMRPGDLAQVSMHTPVNGSLPSLLLLPKGEVPRAPLPLDVKALSDAPQIPHKPPALPAPSTPPGQARLAKLDEDEL from the exons ATGAAGCCCCCGGACCGCCCCACCCCTGGCCGCACTGACCGGATACTGGGGGTCATGGGGGGCATGCTGCGCGCATGCGCCGTACCCGGGCAGGAGGGG ACCCCGAAGAGAGATCCCTTAGGGCCTGGGAGTACCGGGACAGACAGTGATTGTACCGAGAAGGTCCAAACAGGGGAGCGCGAACCTGAGGTCCGCGCCTGGGCTCTGCAGCCGG AATCCTACTCCATTGCTGGTAGTGAGGGGAGCGTGTCAGCCTCCGCTGCTTCGGGTCTGGCTGCCCCGTCTGGCCCCAGCTCTGGCCTCAGCTCTCACCCCTGTTCTCCGGTCCCCCCTGGACCCGTAGCTGGCCTGAGGAGATGGTTGGATCATTCCAAACATTGCCTCAGTGTGGAAACCGAGGCAGACAGTGGTCAAACAGGACAATATGAG AACTGGATGCTGGAACCAACGCTAGCCGCAGGAGAGGGGTTGCCAGAACTAACCTTACTGACTACATTGTTGGAGGGTCCTGGAGACAAGACACAG CCACCTGAAgaggagactttgtctcaagctCCCCAGAATGAGGAAGAACAGAAGAAGGTCGCCCTGGAAAGGAGTAT GTTTGTCCTGAGTGAGCtggtagaaacagaaaaaatgtaCGTGGATGACTTGGGACAGATTGTAGAG GGTTACATGGCTACCATGGCTACTCAGGGGGTCCCTGAGAGTCTTCGAGGTCGTGACAGGATTGTGTTCGGGAACATTCAGCAAATCTATGAGTGGCACAGAGA CTATTTCCTGCAGGAGCTGCAGCTGTGTTTGAAAGATCCCGATTTGTTGGCTCAGCTGTTCATCAAACAC GAGCGCCGGCTGCATATGTATGTGGTCTACTGTCAGAATAAGCCCAAGTCAGAACATGTGGTGTCAGAATTTGGGGACAGCTACTTTGAG GAGCTCAGGCAGCAGCTGGGACACCGTCTGCAGCTCAATGACCTCCTCATTAAACCTGTGCAGCGAATTATGAAATACCAGCTGTTGCTCAAG GACTTTCTGAAGTATTACAGCAGAGCTGGCCTGGGTACTGACGAGCTGGAG GAGGCCTGTTTGCCAGGAATGGCCCTGTGTGTCCAACAATGCCCCTCTTCACCTCTATCCCAGCAAGCTGTGGAGGTCATGTGCTTCGTACCCAAGCGTTGTGATGACATGATGTCCCTGGGGAGACTTCGAGGATTCGAG GGAAAACTAACGGCCCAGGGGAAGCTCTTGGGCCAGGACACATTCTTGGTGACAGAGCCCGAGGCTGGGGGTCTGCTTTCTTCCCGGGGTCGAGAGAGGCGCGTCTTCCTGTTTGAGCAAATCGTCATCTTCAGCGAGGCattgggaggagcaggaggaggaggccgaGGCGGTACACAGCCTGGCTACGTGTACAAGAGCAGTATCAAG GTGAGCTGCCTAGGCCTGGAGGGAAACCTCCAAGGCAACCCTTGCCGTTTCGCGCTGACCTCTAGGGGGCCGGAAGGTGGGATCCAGCGCTACGTTCTGCAGGCTTCCGACCCAGCAGTCAGTCAGGCCTGGATCAAGCAAGTGGCCCAGATCCTGGAGAGCCAGCGGGACTTTCTCAATG cactgcagtCCCCCATTGAGTACCAGAGACGGGAGAGCCAGACCAACAGCCTGGGGCGGCCAGGAGGGCCCGGGGTAGGGAGCCCTGGGCGGATGCGGCCTGGAGACCTGGCCCAGGTCAGCATGCACACACCTGTCAAtggctccctcccttccctgctgcTTTTGCCCAAAGGGGAGGTGCCCAGAGCACCCTTGCCCCTGGATGTAAAG GCTCTCAGTGATGCCCCCCAGATTCCTCACAAGCCTCCAGCCCTCCCAGCCCCGAGCACCCCACCCGGTCAGGCCAGGCTGGCCAAGCTGGATGAAGATGAGTTATAA
- the Arhgef25 gene encoding rho guanine nucleotide exchange factor 25 isoform X2 — translation MKPPDRPTPGRTDRILGVMGGMLRACAVPGQEGTPKRDPLGPGSTGTDSDCTEKVQTGEREPEVRAWALQPESYSIAGSEGSVSASAASGLAAPSGPSSGLSSHPCSPVPPGPVAGLRRWLDHSKHCLSVETEADSGQTGQYENWMLEPTLAAGEGLPELTLLTTLLEGPGDKTQPPEEETLSQAPQNEEEQKKVALERSMFVLSELVETEKMYVDDLGQIVEGYMATMATQGVPESLRGRDRIVFGNIQQIYEWHRDYFLQELQLCLKDPDLLAQLFIKHERRLHMYVVYCQNKPKSEHVVSEFGDSYFEELRQQLGHRLQLNDLLIKPVQRIMKYQLLLKDFLKYYSRAGLGTDELEQAVEVMCFVPKRCDDMMSLGRLRGFEGKLTAQGKLLGQDTFLVTEPEAGGLLSSRGRERRVFLFEQIVIFSEALGGAGGGGRGGTQPGYVYKSSIKVSCLGLEGNLQGNPCRFALTSRGPEGGIQRYVLQASDPAVSQAWIKQVAQILESQRDFLNALQSPIEYQRRESQTNSLGRPGGPGVGSPGRMRPGDLAQVSMHTPVNGSLPSLLLLPKGEVPRAPLPLDVKALSDAPQIPHKPPALPAPSTPPGQARLAKLDEDEL, via the exons ATGAAGCCCCCGGACCGCCCCACCCCTGGCCGCACTGACCGGATACTGGGGGTCATGGGGGGCATGCTGCGCGCATGCGCCGTACCCGGGCAGGAGGGG ACCCCGAAGAGAGATCCCTTAGGGCCTGGGAGTACCGGGACAGACAGTGATTGTACCGAGAAGGTCCAAACAGGGGAGCGCGAACCTGAGGTCCGCGCCTGGGCTCTGCAGCCGG AATCCTACTCCATTGCTGGTAGTGAGGGGAGCGTGTCAGCCTCCGCTGCTTCGGGTCTGGCTGCCCCGTCTGGCCCCAGCTCTGGCCTCAGCTCTCACCCCTGTTCTCCGGTCCCCCCTGGACCCGTAGCTGGCCTGAGGAGATGGTTGGATCATTCCAAACATTGCCTCAGTGTGGAAACCGAGGCAGACAGTGGTCAAACAGGACAATATGAG AACTGGATGCTGGAACCAACGCTAGCCGCAGGAGAGGGGTTGCCAGAACTAACCTTACTGACTACATTGTTGGAGGGTCCTGGAGACAAGACACAG CCACCTGAAgaggagactttgtctcaagctCCCCAGAATGAGGAAGAACAGAAGAAGGTCGCCCTGGAAAGGAGTAT GTTTGTCCTGAGTGAGCtggtagaaacagaaaaaatgtaCGTGGATGACTTGGGACAGATTGTAGAG GGTTACATGGCTACCATGGCTACTCAGGGGGTCCCTGAGAGTCTTCGAGGTCGTGACAGGATTGTGTTCGGGAACATTCAGCAAATCTATGAGTGGCACAGAGA CTATTTCCTGCAGGAGCTGCAGCTGTGTTTGAAAGATCCCGATTTGTTGGCTCAGCTGTTCATCAAACAC GAGCGCCGGCTGCATATGTATGTGGTCTACTGTCAGAATAAGCCCAAGTCAGAACATGTGGTGTCAGAATTTGGGGACAGCTACTTTGAG GAGCTCAGGCAGCAGCTGGGACACCGTCTGCAGCTCAATGACCTCCTCATTAAACCTGTGCAGCGAATTATGAAATACCAGCTGTTGCTCAAG GACTTTCTGAAGTATTACAGCAGAGCTGGCCTGGGTACTGACGAGCTGGAG CAAGCTGTGGAGGTCATGTGCTTCGTACCCAAGCGTTGTGATGACATGATGTCCCTGGGGAGACTTCGAGGATTCGAG GGAAAACTAACGGCCCAGGGGAAGCTCTTGGGCCAGGACACATTCTTGGTGACAGAGCCCGAGGCTGGGGGTCTGCTTTCTTCCCGGGGTCGAGAGAGGCGCGTCTTCCTGTTTGAGCAAATCGTCATCTTCAGCGAGGCattgggaggagcaggaggaggaggccgaGGCGGTACACAGCCTGGCTACGTGTACAAGAGCAGTATCAAG GTGAGCTGCCTAGGCCTGGAGGGAAACCTCCAAGGCAACCCTTGCCGTTTCGCGCTGACCTCTAGGGGGCCGGAAGGTGGGATCCAGCGCTACGTTCTGCAGGCTTCCGACCCAGCAGTCAGTCAGGCCTGGATCAAGCAAGTGGCCCAGATCCTGGAGAGCCAGCGGGACTTTCTCAATG cactgcagtCCCCCATTGAGTACCAGAGACGGGAGAGCCAGACCAACAGCCTGGGGCGGCCAGGAGGGCCCGGGGTAGGGAGCCCTGGGCGGATGCGGCCTGGAGACCTGGCCCAGGTCAGCATGCACACACCTGTCAAtggctccctcccttccctgctgcTTTTGCCCAAAGGGGAGGTGCCCAGAGCACCCTTGCCCCTGGATGTAAAG GCTCTCAGTGATGCCCCCCAGATTCCTCACAAGCCTCCAGCCCTCCCAGCCCCGAGCACCCCACCCGGTCAGGCCAGGCTGGCCAAGCTGGATGAAGATGAGTTATAA
- the Arhgef25 gene encoding rho guanine nucleotide exchange factor 25 isoform X5, whose amino-acid sequence MKPPDRPTPGRTDRILGVMGGMLRACAVPGQEGTPKRDPLGPGSTGTDSDCTEKVQTGEREPEVRAWALQPESYSIAGSEGSVSASAASGLAAPSGPSSGLSSHPCSPVPPGPVAGLRRWLDHSKHCLSVETEADSGQTGQYENWMLEPTLAAGEGLPELTLLTTLLEGPGDKTQPPEEETLSQAPQNEEEQKKVALERSMFVLSELVETEKMYVDDLGQIVEGYMATMATQGVPESLRGRDRIVFGNIQQIYEWHRDYFLQELQLCLKDPDLLAQLFIKHERRLHMYVVYCQNKPKSEHVVSEFGDSYFEELRQQLGHRLQLNDLLIKPVQRIMKYQLLLKDFLKYYSRAGLGTDELEQAVEVMCFVPKRCDDMMSLGRLRGFEGKLTAQGKLLGQDTFLVTEPEAGGLLSSRGRERRVFLFEQIVIFSEALGGAGGGGRGGTQPGYVYKSSIKVSCLGLEGNLQGNPCRFALTSRGPEGGIQRYVLQASDPAVSQAWIKQVAQILESQRDFLNALQSPIEYQRRESQTNSLGRPGGPGVGSPGRMRPGDLAQALSDAPQIPHKPPALPAPSTPPGQARLAKLDEDEL is encoded by the exons ATGAAGCCCCCGGACCGCCCCACCCCTGGCCGCACTGACCGGATACTGGGGGTCATGGGGGGCATGCTGCGCGCATGCGCCGTACCCGGGCAGGAGGGG ACCCCGAAGAGAGATCCCTTAGGGCCTGGGAGTACCGGGACAGACAGTGATTGTACCGAGAAGGTCCAAACAGGGGAGCGCGAACCTGAGGTCCGCGCCTGGGCTCTGCAGCCGG AATCCTACTCCATTGCTGGTAGTGAGGGGAGCGTGTCAGCCTCCGCTGCTTCGGGTCTGGCTGCCCCGTCTGGCCCCAGCTCTGGCCTCAGCTCTCACCCCTGTTCTCCGGTCCCCCCTGGACCCGTAGCTGGCCTGAGGAGATGGTTGGATCATTCCAAACATTGCCTCAGTGTGGAAACCGAGGCAGACAGTGGTCAAACAGGACAATATGAG AACTGGATGCTGGAACCAACGCTAGCCGCAGGAGAGGGGTTGCCAGAACTAACCTTACTGACTACATTGTTGGAGGGTCCTGGAGACAAGACACAG CCACCTGAAgaggagactttgtctcaagctCCCCAGAATGAGGAAGAACAGAAGAAGGTCGCCCTGGAAAGGAGTAT GTTTGTCCTGAGTGAGCtggtagaaacagaaaaaatgtaCGTGGATGACTTGGGACAGATTGTAGAG GGTTACATGGCTACCATGGCTACTCAGGGGGTCCCTGAGAGTCTTCGAGGTCGTGACAGGATTGTGTTCGGGAACATTCAGCAAATCTATGAGTGGCACAGAGA CTATTTCCTGCAGGAGCTGCAGCTGTGTTTGAAAGATCCCGATTTGTTGGCTCAGCTGTTCATCAAACAC GAGCGCCGGCTGCATATGTATGTGGTCTACTGTCAGAATAAGCCCAAGTCAGAACATGTGGTGTCAGAATTTGGGGACAGCTACTTTGAG GAGCTCAGGCAGCAGCTGGGACACCGTCTGCAGCTCAATGACCTCCTCATTAAACCTGTGCAGCGAATTATGAAATACCAGCTGTTGCTCAAG GACTTTCTGAAGTATTACAGCAGAGCTGGCCTGGGTACTGACGAGCTGGAG CAAGCTGTGGAGGTCATGTGCTTCGTACCCAAGCGTTGTGATGACATGATGTCCCTGGGGAGACTTCGAGGATTCGAG GGAAAACTAACGGCCCAGGGGAAGCTCTTGGGCCAGGACACATTCTTGGTGACAGAGCCCGAGGCTGGGGGTCTGCTTTCTTCCCGGGGTCGAGAGAGGCGCGTCTTCCTGTTTGAGCAAATCGTCATCTTCAGCGAGGCattgggaggagcaggaggaggaggccgaGGCGGTACACAGCCTGGCTACGTGTACAAGAGCAGTATCAAG GTGAGCTGCCTAGGCCTGGAGGGAAACCTCCAAGGCAACCCTTGCCGTTTCGCGCTGACCTCTAGGGGGCCGGAAGGTGGGATCCAGCGCTACGTTCTGCAGGCTTCCGACCCAGCAGTCAGTCAGGCCTGGATCAAGCAAGTGGCCCAGATCCTGGAGAGCCAGCGGGACTTTCTCAATG cactgcagtCCCCCATTGAGTACCAGAGACGGGAGAGCCAGACCAACAGCCTGGGGCGGCCAGGAGGGCCCGGGGTAGGGAGCCCTGGGCGGATGCGGCCTGGAGACCTGGCCCAG GCTCTCAGTGATGCCCCCCAGATTCCTCACAAGCCTCCAGCCCTCCCAGCCCCGAGCACCCCACCCGGTCAGGCCAGGCTGGCCAAGCTGGATGAAGATGAGTTATAA
- the Arhgef25 gene encoding rho guanine nucleotide exchange factor 25 isoform X7, whose protein sequence is MEQWQGSLSSLIKGIGQVLVEPFKTPKRDPLGPGSTGTDSDCTEKVQTGEREPEVRAWALQPESYSIAGSEGSVSASAASGLAAPSGPSSGLSSHPCSPVPPGPVAGLRRWLDHSKHCLSVETEADSGQTGQYENWMLEPTLAAGEGLPELTLLTTLLEGPGDKTQPPEEETLSQAPQNEEEQKKVALERSMFVLSELVETEKMYVDDLGQIVEGYMATMATQGVPESLRGRDRIVFGNIQQIYEWHRDYFLQELQLCLKDPDLLAQLFIKHERRLHMYVVYCQNKPKSEHVVSEFGDSYFEELRQQLGHRLQLNDLLIKPVQRIMKYQLLLKDFLKYYSRAGLGTDELEQAVEVMCFVPKRCDDMMSLGRLRGFEGKLTAQGKLLGQDTFLVTEPEAGGLLSSRGRERRVFLFEQIVIFSEALGGAGGGGRGGTQPGYVYKSSIKVSCLGLEGNLQGNPCRFALTSRGPEGGIQRYVLQASDPAVSQAWIKQVAQILESQRDFLNALQSPIEYQRRESQTNSLGRPGGPGVGSPGRMRPGDLAQVSMHTPVNGSLPSLLLLPKGEVPRAPLPLDVKALSDAPQIPHKPPALPAPSTPPGQARLAKLDEDEL, encoded by the exons ATGGAGCAGTGGCAGGGATCCTTAAGTTCGCTTATAAAGGGCATAGGCCAGGTTCTTGTTGAACCTTTCA AGACCCCGAAGAGAGATCCCTTAGGGCCTGGGAGTACCGGGACAGACAGTGATTGTACCGAGAAGGTCCAAACAGGGGAGCGCGAACCTGAGGTCCGCGCCTGGGCTCTGCAGCCGG AATCCTACTCCATTGCTGGTAGTGAGGGGAGCGTGTCAGCCTCCGCTGCTTCGGGTCTGGCTGCCCCGTCTGGCCCCAGCTCTGGCCTCAGCTCTCACCCCTGTTCTCCGGTCCCCCCTGGACCCGTAGCTGGCCTGAGGAGATGGTTGGATCATTCCAAACATTGCCTCAGTGTGGAAACCGAGGCAGACAGTGGTCAAACAGGACAATATGAG AACTGGATGCTGGAACCAACGCTAGCCGCAGGAGAGGGGTTGCCAGAACTAACCTTACTGACTACATTGTTGGAGGGTCCTGGAGACAAGACACAG CCACCTGAAgaggagactttgtctcaagctCCCCAGAATGAGGAAGAACAGAAGAAGGTCGCCCTGGAAAGGAGTAT GTTTGTCCTGAGTGAGCtggtagaaacagaaaaaatgtaCGTGGATGACTTGGGACAGATTGTAGAG GGTTACATGGCTACCATGGCTACTCAGGGGGTCCCTGAGAGTCTTCGAGGTCGTGACAGGATTGTGTTCGGGAACATTCAGCAAATCTATGAGTGGCACAGAGA CTATTTCCTGCAGGAGCTGCAGCTGTGTTTGAAAGATCCCGATTTGTTGGCTCAGCTGTTCATCAAACAC GAGCGCCGGCTGCATATGTATGTGGTCTACTGTCAGAATAAGCCCAAGTCAGAACATGTGGTGTCAGAATTTGGGGACAGCTACTTTGAG GAGCTCAGGCAGCAGCTGGGACACCGTCTGCAGCTCAATGACCTCCTCATTAAACCTGTGCAGCGAATTATGAAATACCAGCTGTTGCTCAAG GACTTTCTGAAGTATTACAGCAGAGCTGGCCTGGGTACTGACGAGCTGGAG CAAGCTGTGGAGGTCATGTGCTTCGTACCCAAGCGTTGTGATGACATGATGTCCCTGGGGAGACTTCGAGGATTCGAG GGAAAACTAACGGCCCAGGGGAAGCTCTTGGGCCAGGACACATTCTTGGTGACAGAGCCCGAGGCTGGGGGTCTGCTTTCTTCCCGGGGTCGAGAGAGGCGCGTCTTCCTGTTTGAGCAAATCGTCATCTTCAGCGAGGCattgggaggagcaggaggaggaggccgaGGCGGTACACAGCCTGGCTACGTGTACAAGAGCAGTATCAAG GTGAGCTGCCTAGGCCTGGAGGGAAACCTCCAAGGCAACCCTTGCCGTTTCGCGCTGACCTCTAGGGGGCCGGAAGGTGGGATCCAGCGCTACGTTCTGCAGGCTTCCGACCCAGCAGTCAGTCAGGCCTGGATCAAGCAAGTGGCCCAGATCCTGGAGAGCCAGCGGGACTTTCTCAATG cactgcagtCCCCCATTGAGTACCAGAGACGGGAGAGCCAGACCAACAGCCTGGGGCGGCCAGGAGGGCCCGGGGTAGGGAGCCCTGGGCGGATGCGGCCTGGAGACCTGGCCCAGGTCAGCATGCACACACCTGTCAAtggctccctcccttccctgctgcTTTTGCCCAAAGGGGAGGTGCCCAGAGCACCCTTGCCCCTGGATGTAAAG GCTCTCAGTGATGCCCCCCAGATTCCTCACAAGCCTCCAGCCCTCCCAGCCCCGAGCACCCCACCCGGTCAGGCCAGGCTGGCCAAGCTGGATGAAGATGAGTTATAA
- the Arhgef25 gene encoding rho guanine nucleotide exchange factor 25 isoform X3: MKPPDRPTPGRTDRILGVMGGMLRACAVPGQEGTPKRDPLGPGSTGTDSDCTEKVQTGEREPEVRAWALQPESYSIAGSEGSVSASAASGLAAPSGPSSGLSSHPCSPVPPGPVAGLRRWLDHSKHCLSVETEADSGQTGQYENWMLEPTLAAGEGLPELTLLTTLLEGPGDKTQPPEEETLSQAPQNEEEQKKVALERSMFVLSELVETEKMYVDDLGQIVEGYMATMATQGVPESLRGRDRIVFGNIQQIYEWHRDYFLQELQLCLKDPDLLAQLFIKHERRLHMYVVYCQNKPKSEHVVSEFGDSYFEELRQQLGHRLQLNDLLIKPVQRIMKYQLLLKDFLKYYSRAGLGTDELEEACLPGMALCVQQCPSSPLSQQAVEVMCFVPKRCDDMMSLGRLRGFEGKLTAQGKLLGQDTFLVTEPEAGGLLSSRGRERRVFLFEQIVIFSEALGGAGGGGRGGTQPGYVYKSSIKVSCLGLEGNLQGNPCRFALTSRGPEGGIQRYVLQASDPAVSQAWIKQVAQILESQRDFLNALQSPIEYQRRESQTNSLGRPGGPGVGSPGRMRPGDLAQALSDAPQIPHKPPALPAPSTPPGQARLAKLDEDEL, encoded by the exons ATGAAGCCCCCGGACCGCCCCACCCCTGGCCGCACTGACCGGATACTGGGGGTCATGGGGGGCATGCTGCGCGCATGCGCCGTACCCGGGCAGGAGGGG ACCCCGAAGAGAGATCCCTTAGGGCCTGGGAGTACCGGGACAGACAGTGATTGTACCGAGAAGGTCCAAACAGGGGAGCGCGAACCTGAGGTCCGCGCCTGGGCTCTGCAGCCGG AATCCTACTCCATTGCTGGTAGTGAGGGGAGCGTGTCAGCCTCCGCTGCTTCGGGTCTGGCTGCCCCGTCTGGCCCCAGCTCTGGCCTCAGCTCTCACCCCTGTTCTCCGGTCCCCCCTGGACCCGTAGCTGGCCTGAGGAGATGGTTGGATCATTCCAAACATTGCCTCAGTGTGGAAACCGAGGCAGACAGTGGTCAAACAGGACAATATGAG AACTGGATGCTGGAACCAACGCTAGCCGCAGGAGAGGGGTTGCCAGAACTAACCTTACTGACTACATTGTTGGAGGGTCCTGGAGACAAGACACAG CCACCTGAAgaggagactttgtctcaagctCCCCAGAATGAGGAAGAACAGAAGAAGGTCGCCCTGGAAAGGAGTAT GTTTGTCCTGAGTGAGCtggtagaaacagaaaaaatgtaCGTGGATGACTTGGGACAGATTGTAGAG GGTTACATGGCTACCATGGCTACTCAGGGGGTCCCTGAGAGTCTTCGAGGTCGTGACAGGATTGTGTTCGGGAACATTCAGCAAATCTATGAGTGGCACAGAGA CTATTTCCTGCAGGAGCTGCAGCTGTGTTTGAAAGATCCCGATTTGTTGGCTCAGCTGTTCATCAAACAC GAGCGCCGGCTGCATATGTATGTGGTCTACTGTCAGAATAAGCCCAAGTCAGAACATGTGGTGTCAGAATTTGGGGACAGCTACTTTGAG GAGCTCAGGCAGCAGCTGGGACACCGTCTGCAGCTCAATGACCTCCTCATTAAACCTGTGCAGCGAATTATGAAATACCAGCTGTTGCTCAAG GACTTTCTGAAGTATTACAGCAGAGCTGGCCTGGGTACTGACGAGCTGGAG GAGGCCTGTTTGCCAGGAATGGCCCTGTGTGTCCAACAATGCCCCTCTTCACCTCTATCCCAGCAAGCTGTGGAGGTCATGTGCTTCGTACCCAAGCGTTGTGATGACATGATGTCCCTGGGGAGACTTCGAGGATTCGAG GGAAAACTAACGGCCCAGGGGAAGCTCTTGGGCCAGGACACATTCTTGGTGACAGAGCCCGAGGCTGGGGGTCTGCTTTCTTCCCGGGGTCGAGAGAGGCGCGTCTTCCTGTTTGAGCAAATCGTCATCTTCAGCGAGGCattgggaggagcaggaggaggaggccgaGGCGGTACACAGCCTGGCTACGTGTACAAGAGCAGTATCAAG GTGAGCTGCCTAGGCCTGGAGGGAAACCTCCAAGGCAACCCTTGCCGTTTCGCGCTGACCTCTAGGGGGCCGGAAGGTGGGATCCAGCGCTACGTTCTGCAGGCTTCCGACCCAGCAGTCAGTCAGGCCTGGATCAAGCAAGTGGCCCAGATCCTGGAGAGCCAGCGGGACTTTCTCAATG cactgcagtCCCCCATTGAGTACCAGAGACGGGAGAGCCAGACCAACAGCCTGGGGCGGCCAGGAGGGCCCGGGGTAGGGAGCCCTGGGCGGATGCGGCCTGGAGACCTGGCCCAG GCTCTCAGTGATGCCCCCCAGATTCCTCACAAGCCTCCAGCCCTCCCAGCCCCGAGCACCCCACCCGGTCAGGCCAGGCTGGCCAAGCTGGATGAAGATGAGTTATAA